The Nitratidesulfovibrio sp. DNA segment CCTGCCCTCGCGCAACGGCAACACCTTGGCCGACCGCACCCTGCTGCACGTGCTGGGCGCCTACCACCCCGATTTCAAGCGCTACACCTTTCTGGACCGGGCCAGCGACGAGCGCCAGTACAACAGCCCCGGCGTGGACCTGCCCATCATCCCCTTTGCGCGCAGCCTGTACCGGCACTATCCGGAGTACCACACCTCGCTGGACGACCTTTCCGTGGTGTCTCCGGCGGGGCTGGACAACTCGTTCACCACGCTGGCGCGCTGCCTGGAGATCATCGAGAACAACCGCACCTGGCGCGCCACCTGCCTGTGCGAACCGCAGTTGGGCAAGCGCGGCCTGTACCCCACCACATCCATGAAGAACGGGTACTGCAACAAGGTGAACATCATCATCGACTACCTGGCTTACGCCGACGGCACGCTGGACCTGGTGCAGATTGCCGACCGCATCGGCGTGCCCGCCGACGAGTGCATCCCCGTGGTGCGCGAACTGGTGGCGGCGGGCGTGCTGGCCCCGGTGGAGTAGAAGGGGCGTTGTGCGGGGTAAAGTACGACTGGGGACGGCGGAGTAGGGCGCAGGCAGGAAGGCAAGTGCCGGGTATCTGTATGCGGCGGCGATTGCGATGCTCCCTCGCGCGCAACCCTCAAGCGCGCCCGTAACAGCCATTGATTGCCATGAACAAGGCCCCCGGTGTGATGTCGGGGGCCTTGTGCGTGTTGCGGGGAGAATTCGGGCGATCAGTCCAGTTCTTCGTCTTCCATGTCTTCGCCAAAGCCGTGGTAGTCGGCAAGGCGGCGCGCCTTTTTCAGGGCTTCCGCGCATTCCTTGGCGATGGCCTGAATGCCCTTGGCGGAAACGGCATCGGGCTTGGGGGCTTCGGCCTGTTGTGCGCCGTCATCCTGAGCCGCGCCATCAGCTTGACCCGCGCCAGCGGTGCTCATGGCGTTGGCGCGCATGGCGTCGGTGAAAATCCAGACACGGTTGGTGAGGTAGCGGCTGTCGCCTGCCGTCCATGCGGCGCTGCCGCTCTTGCACGCGGCGGGAATGATGCCGCGCGTGCCCGGCCTGTCCGTGAAGCACTGGACGTACAGGCTGTAGTCCGCCTCTCGCCGCACCTCCACGAAGGCGCACAGGGCGTGCTCGTCCTCTTTGTCCATGCCCTTGGAGGTGGTGGGAATGGCCCCTTCTTCAAGAAGGTCGTGCGGTGCGATGTGGAAGACGTTCATGCTGGCTCCGGCTGGTATTTCTGGTGGAGAAGGACGCAAGTGTCCTCGCTCCCACTGGCTGGCATCATAACGAAAGAAGGGGCCGGACTGTGTCCAACCCCTTGAAATATGGCGGAGAGGGTGGGATTCGAACCCACGTACCGGCTACTAACCGATAACTCGATTTCGAGTCGAGCGCGTTACGGCCACTTCGCTACCTCTCCGCGTTGCCAACCGGGGCTTGCCCGTGGCGGAGTGACCTTTTAGGAAATTTCGGAAAGGAAAGCAAGCCCCCAGTGGGAGGGGAATGGGTGCGTGCTGCTTCGGCGGTAGGGATAGTTCTTGAGGCTTCGCACCTGCCTCGTTATGATATCATTTGGATTCAAACAGCATGTGCATTCACTCTTTATAATTGTGGGACCCCGCGCGGTTAGCGGGTAAAAATTGGCATTTAGCCGGATCGTTGCTCAACGACTAACAAAATGGGGCGCAGATGAGTCTAACAACCAACTTGTCGGGAAGATTAAGGAATACAACTCTTCCCAGAACACATGCTTTATTGCCTCTCTTTGAAGCGGTTGTAAATTCTATACACGCGTGTGAAGACTTGCCTGGAAAGGGTATTACGGGTGGGTCGATATGTGTTCATATTATGCGTGAGATTAAGTCTGAAGAGCAAACAAACTTGCTCGGCGATGACGGTGCAAAAAAAACTGGCCCGGAAGCTTTGCCAGAAATAGTGTGCTTCAAAATTGATGATAACGGGGTAGGGTTTAATGATGCAAATATGATGTCTTTCAAAGAGCTTGATAGCGACTACAAAGAAAAGAAAGGGTGCCGAGGTATTGGGCGTCTGCTTTGGCTAAAAGCGTTTAAAGATGTCAGCGTGAAGAGTAGTTACTTTTCTGAGGATGGAAAAATGTTTCAGCGTGTTTTTACGTTTGACAAGCAGTATGGCGTGAAGCCGGGTGCGCCCGAAGGAAAGATTGCGTCGAATATAAGAGAGCCTCAGACTGTAGTCACATTGTCTGGATTTATTCCTGGATACCGGAAGTATGCTCCGAAAACTATTAATAAAATAGCACATAGCATGCTTGAACATTGTCTCTGGTACTTTATCCGTGAAGGGGGTAGGCCAAGGATTAGCCTCGTTGATGGGGACAATACAGTTTTCTTGGATGATCTGTTTGACGGGTTTACTTTGGGGAATATCGAACATGAGTCGATAAATATCAAAGGGTACGAATTTGAACTTACATATATCAAAGCAAGAAATCCCAGTCTGAGCTGTCATGAAATATGTTATTGTGCTGCTGATAGATTGGTTAAGAAGGAGAATATTACAAATAAAATTCCTGGGTTGTATCGGAGAATGTCAGACGGTTCTGGGCAGTTTGCATATCTCTGCTTTGTTGTTTCATCCTTCTTAAACGAACGGGTTCGCTCTGAAAGGACAGGATTTGACATTGAAGAAAGTAGGGACGTTAGCGGGGAGGAGACTGCTAATCAATTTGGACTTTTTGGTGATAAGGTTGATGATGAAATAGTTTTTGAAGATATTAATGATGCAGTATTGGGGAAGATTGCTGCAAGACTAGGTTCAGTTCTTGATAAAAATAAAGAAGGTGGGCGCAAACGGGTGGAGACTTTTGTTTCGACTGTTGCCCCCAAATATAAGCCAATACTACGTCATTATAATGAGATAACTGTTGATCCAGACACATCTGACAAGGAACTTGATATTATTCTTTACAAAAAGCTGTCGGAGCTTGAAGTGAGTATGATATCCAAAGGGCATGATTTATCAAACCCTCAGGGGGATGAGTCTTTTGAAAAGTACAAAGAGAGGTTGGGGCAATATCTAGCAATGGCAAGTGATATAAAAAAGTCGGACCTGGCAAATTATGTATCGCATAGAAAAGTAGTGTTAGATTTTTTTGAAGGAGTTATTAAACGGCACAGGGATGGAAAATATTCCCAAGAGAATATTATTCACCAGTTGATTATGCCTATGCAGGTAGAATCAGGTGACATCCGATTTGATGACGCAAACCTTTGGCTTGTAGATGAACGACTTGCTTTTCATAATTTTCTTGCTTCAGATAAAACCCTGTCCTCGATGCCAATAACGGGGGCTTCGGAGGCTCTTGAGCCAGATATAGCATGCGTTAATATCTACGATAATCCATTTTTGGTTAATGAAGGGCAGAAGTTACCGCTGGCCAGCATAACCGTCATAGAAATTAAGCGCCCTATGCGTAATGATTTCTCGGAGGGAGAGAAAGATAATCCGATTGAGCAAGCACTGCTGTATGTTCAAAAAATTCGCAAAGGACAGGTTAAAACGTCAGACGGTAGACCTGTTCCTCAGTCGGAATCTATTCCTGCATTTTGTTATATTCTTGCTGACCTAACTCCTAAGATGATAGAAAGAGCAGCTTTGATGGCGTTAAAGCCCACAAGCGATTATATGGGGTACTTTGGTTACAATGATAACTATAAAGCCTACATTGAGGTTGTAGGCTTTGATAGATTGATTTTAGCAGCGAAAGAGCGCAATAGAGCTTTTTTTGACAAGCTTGGACTTCCCTCTAATTAAACTAATGGGGTTTCGTTTGTCCGGTATTTTCGGCAGCGAGAGGCAATGGTAGGTTGTCAGTCTGCGCGCCGCCCCTACCTCCGTTCCCGGAAAAACTCCTGCAACAGCGCCCCGCACTCTGCCGCACGCACGTGGCCCATGTGCCACACCCGGTGGTTATGGAAGGGCTGGTCCAGCGCGTCCAGGCAGGATGTGACGGCCCCGGCCTTCAGGTCGGGCGCGCCGTACACCACGCCCGCCACG contains these protein-coding regions:
- a CDS encoding ATP-binding protein, whose translation is MSLTTNLSGRLRNTTLPRTHALLPLFEAVVNSIHACEDLPGKGITGGSICVHIMREIKSEEQTNLLGDDGAKKTGPEALPEIVCFKIDDNGVGFNDANMMSFKELDSDYKEKKGCRGIGRLLWLKAFKDVSVKSSYFSEDGKMFQRVFTFDKQYGVKPGAPEGKIASNIREPQTVVTLSGFIPGYRKYAPKTINKIAHSMLEHCLWYFIREGGRPRISLVDGDNTVFLDDLFDGFTLGNIEHESINIKGYEFELTYIKARNPSLSCHEICYCAADRLVKKENITNKIPGLYRRMSDGSGQFAYLCFVVSSFLNERVRSERTGFDIEESRDVSGEETANQFGLFGDKVDDEIVFEDINDAVLGKIAARLGSVLDKNKEGGRKRVETFVSTVAPKYKPILRHYNEITVDPDTSDKELDIILYKKLSELEVSMISKGHDLSNPQGDESFEKYKERLGQYLAMASDIKKSDLANYVSHRKVVLDFFEGVIKRHRDGKYSQENIIHQLIMPMQVESGDIRFDDANLWLVDERLAFHNFLASDKTLSSMPITGASEALEPDIACVNIYDNPFLVNEGQKLPLASITVIEIKRPMRNDFSEGEKDNPIEQALLYVQKIRKGQVKTSDGRPVPQSESIPAFCYILADLTPKMIERAALMALKPTSDYMGYFGYNDNYKAYIEVVGFDRLILAAKERNRAFFDKLGLPSN